The Streptomyces phaeolivaceus genome has a window encoding:
- a CDS encoding discoidin domain-containing protein, with protein sequence MRRPHSLLIRRRRTRCLLVALALSACSVVAAPPAAAAQTIGFPTFGGPAIPAPPVAHTSGDMMKSIYDAESSGTDFWMDRLLARSGNDPAGPWLMSRGRALYMKEHNPAQFGFGGRAAYWESINDSSAYTVAVTPGTFTEQVAQRRQTPSHWKSVHTSGSITVDQTKFITDNNVAVTNLSLKNNGSTSTTLQLRATSPYATSGTGSELTGQVNAYNNLTTLRPRLTGDGFSVSSGGLNRSVTIAAGATVTAKVVMGFVTDEIPQSLTEYNAYAGYSPATAFATHVKAYNLWWAQNVPYIDVPEPAIKKNIYYRWWLMRFNSLDADIPGQTFQFPTSTEGVLGYNNAIALTQPMHIDDLKYLRNPAYAYGDWLSVGQTSKGGRFLDNPGDPENWSNSYTQYIAEAAWKSYQIHGGQPGIAANLARYAEGDVKGQLAYYDHDDNKLIEYDWGALTGNDADAVSFHWKPGNMDRAESAYQYSGALAAAQAYEAIGNTAKATEMRTLANQIKDAIVNVLWNPNRQLFEHRLKSTNEWVPWKEINNYYPFSVGAVPNTTAYKQALRLYDDPAQYPIFPFYTANQVDKKAAADAGEPGSNNFSTINSTVQFRLYSSVLRNYPNSWMNATDYKKLLYWNTWAQYVGGNTQWPDANEFWADWNGSSINYRSWIHHNILGSSNWTVIEDVAGLRPRSDAKVELSPIDIGWSHFTVNNLRYRGADLSVVWDDPADGVVRYPGIPEGYSIYVNGSRVATVGSLVPLVWDPATGDVTTSGTVTHHTAMAGLKAPNQVVQDSPQMVDMLAKAGVDLTADLTNLAAGATVSASHTGSGSAVSGAVDGYPTNEPFWGAGGSANAQDWYELNLGTARTLNEVRLHFKDSRPASTTYRAPSAYTIQYYDGSSWVSVPDQTKSPTAPRANYNRVRFPSISAQRVRVLATNASGAKTGLTEVKVFNRGGVQPPANLASSATASASYTSSWESVTAVNDGIDPPSSNDTVNPRWGTWPETGQQWAELTWPSAKTLNKAEVYFFDDDQGIDMPASWKLQYWNGSGYVDVPGAGGFPLAKNQYNTVSFDATSTTRLRVLLTGNGTNSVGLLEAKVYGP encoded by the coding sequence ATGAGAAGACCGCACAGCCTCCTGATACGACGTCGGCGCACGAGGTGTCTCCTCGTCGCCCTGGCGCTCAGCGCGTGTTCCGTCGTCGCCGCTCCCCCGGCCGCCGCGGCGCAGACCATCGGGTTCCCCACCTTCGGCGGGCCCGCGATCCCGGCACCGCCGGTCGCCCACACCTCGGGCGACATGATGAAGTCCATCTACGACGCGGAGAGTTCGGGCACCGACTTCTGGATGGACCGGCTCCTCGCCCGCTCCGGCAACGATCCCGCCGGGCCCTGGCTGATGAGCCGCGGGCGGGCGCTGTACATGAAGGAGCACAACCCGGCCCAGTTCGGTTTCGGCGGCCGGGCCGCCTACTGGGAGAGCATCAACGACAGCAGCGCCTACACCGTGGCGGTCACCCCGGGCACCTTCACCGAGCAGGTCGCCCAGCGCCGGCAGACGCCGAGCCACTGGAAGAGCGTCCACACGAGCGGCTCGATCACGGTCGACCAGACGAAGTTCATCACCGACAACAACGTGGCCGTGACCAACCTGTCCCTCAAGAACAACGGTTCCACGTCCACGACGCTCCAGCTGCGGGCGACCTCGCCGTACGCCACCTCGGGCACCGGCAGCGAACTCACCGGCCAGGTCAACGCCTACAACAACCTGACCACGCTCCGCCCGCGCCTCACCGGCGACGGTTTCAGCGTCTCCAGCGGCGGCCTCAACCGGTCCGTGACGATCGCGGCCGGGGCCACCGTGACGGCCAAGGTGGTGATGGGCTTCGTCACCGACGAGATCCCCCAGTCGCTGACCGAGTACAACGCCTACGCCGGGTACTCGCCCGCGACCGCGTTCGCCACCCATGTGAAGGCGTACAACCTGTGGTGGGCGCAGAACGTGCCCTACATCGACGTACCCGAACCGGCGATCAAGAAGAACATCTACTACCGCTGGTGGCTGATGCGCTTCAACAGCCTCGACGCGGACATCCCGGGCCAGACCTTCCAGTTCCCGACCTCGACCGAGGGCGTCCTCGGCTACAACAACGCCATCGCGCTCACCCAGCCGATGCACATCGACGACCTGAAGTATCTGCGGAACCCGGCCTACGCGTACGGGGACTGGCTGAGCGTGGGCCAGACGTCGAAGGGCGGGCGGTTCCTCGACAATCCGGGTGACCCGGAGAACTGGTCCAACAGCTACACCCAGTACATCGCCGAGGCGGCCTGGAAGAGCTATCAGATCCACGGCGGTCAGCCGGGCATCGCCGCCAACCTGGCGCGTTACGCCGAGGGTGACGTCAAGGGGCAACTGGCGTACTACGACCATGACGACAACAAGCTCATCGAGTACGACTGGGGTGCCCTGACCGGCAACGACGCCGACGCGGTGTCCTTCCACTGGAAGCCCGGCAACATGGACCGCGCCGAGTCCGCCTACCAGTACAGCGGCGCGCTCGCCGCCGCCCAGGCCTACGAGGCGATCGGCAACACGGCCAAGGCCACCGAGATGCGCACGCTCGCGAATCAGATCAAGGACGCGATCGTCAATGTGCTGTGGAACCCCAACAGGCAGCTGTTCGAGCACCGGTTGAAGTCGACGAACGAGTGGGTGCCCTGGAAGGAGATCAACAACTACTACCCGTTCTCGGTCGGCGCGGTCCCCAACACCACCGCCTACAAGCAGGCGTTGCGGCTGTACGACGACCCGGCGCAGTACCCGATCTTCCCCTTCTACACGGCCAACCAGGTCGACAAGAAGGCGGCGGCCGACGCCGGGGAGCCGGGCTCCAACAACTTCTCCACCATCAACTCGACCGTGCAGTTCCGGCTGTACTCGTCGGTGCTGCGGAACTACCCCAACTCCTGGATGAACGCGACCGACTACAAGAAGCTCCTGTACTGGAACACCTGGGCGCAGTACGTCGGCGGCAACACCCAGTGGCCCGACGCCAACGAGTTCTGGGCGGACTGGAACGGCAGCTCGATCAACTACCGCTCCTGGATCCACCACAACATCCTCGGCAGCAGCAACTGGACGGTCATCGAGGACGTGGCCGGGCTGCGTCCGCGCAGCGACGCGAAGGTGGAGCTGTCGCCGATCGACATCGGCTGGAGCCACTTCACCGTCAACAACCTCCGCTACCGGGGCGCCGATCTGTCCGTCGTCTGGGACGACCCGGCCGACGGTGTGGTGCGGTACCCGGGCATCCCGGAGGGCTACTCGATCTATGTCAACGGCAGCCGGGTGGCCACGGTCGGCTCGCTGGTGCCGCTGGTCTGGGACCCGGCGACCGGTGATGTCACCACCAGCGGCACGGTCACCCACCACACCGCCATGGCCGGGCTGAAGGCCCCCAACCAGGTGGTGCAGGACAGCCCGCAGATGGTCGACATGCTCGCCAAGGCGGGCGTCGACCTGACGGCCGACCTCACCAACCTCGCGGCCGGGGCGACGGTGTCCGCCTCGCACACCGGGTCCGGCAGCGCCGTCTCCGGCGCGGTCGACGGCTACCCCACCAATGAGCCCTTCTGGGGCGCGGGCGGCTCCGCCAACGCCCAGGACTGGTACGAGCTGAACCTCGGCACCGCCCGCACGCTCAACGAGGTCCGGCTGCACTTCAAGGACAGCCGCCCGGCGAGCACGACGTACCGAGCACCTTCCGCGTACACCATCCAGTACTACGACGGCAGTTCATGGGTGAGCGTCCCCGACCAGACGAAGTCGCCGACGGCGCCCCGGGCCAACTACAACCGGGTGCGGTTTCCGTCGATCAGCGCCCAGCGGGTCCGGGTGCTGGCCACCAACGCGTCCGGCGCGAAGACGGGGCTCACCGAGGTGAAGGTGTTCAACCGGGGCGGGGTCCAGCCGCCGGCCAACCTGGCCTCGTCGGCGACGGCGTCGGCGTCGTACACCTCGTCCTGGGAGAGTGTCACCGCCGTCAACGACGGGATCGATCCGCCGTCGTCCAACGACACCGTGAACCCGCGCTGGGGGACCTGGCCGGAGACGGGCCAGCAGTGGGCCGAGCTGACCTGGCCGTCGGCGAAGACCCTGAACAAGGCCGAGGTGTACTTCTTCGACGACGACCAGGGCATCGACATGCCCGCCTCGTGGAAGCTCCAGTACTGGAACGGCAGCGGGTACGTGGACGTACCGGGCGCCGGTGGCTTTCCGCTGGCGAAGAACCAGTACAACACCGTCTCCTTCGACGCCACGAGCACCACCCGGCTCCGGGTGCTGCTCACCGGCAACGGCACGAACTCCGTCGGACTCCTCGAAGCAAAGGTGTACGGACCGTGA
- a CDS encoding family 43 glycosylhydrolase, with translation MTRPRFPSTTRLRSLSALIASAALAVAFLVAPQPAAAAVSFTSTGVNQNGGNCLDLPGGSTANGTQLRAFACAGGAGNQSLSFTPVAGTADVYTITTQSGQCVDVYGASTADNAGIIQWPCHGAANQQWRLSPVSVAGTDKTFNLVSVGSGKCVAPSGGSSASDTNLVQLPCAAANGRVWRLPGFTGGGTAPRTFTNPLAQRGPDPWLTYHDGFYYLATTTWNSTITMRRASTLAGLATANEQVIFNLTRPDGAGTMWAPEFHLLDGPNGKRWYFYYTAGREPFDLGTQRIHVLESAGLDPMGPYSFKADLLDPTQDNTWELDPGILQLDGRLYLLGTYYNGSQPMFIRPLSNPWTASGTRRVLSTPTHSWETVGGAVNEGAEVLQRNGRTFIVYSASHCSTPDYKLGMLTYNGGDPLSSSSWVKSPNPVFQRSNANGVYGPGHNGFFKSPDGTEDWMVYHANNSASGGCDMNRSTRAQKFTWNADGTPNFGTPVALGVTLTAPSGE, from the coding sequence GTGACTCGTCCCAGATTCCCGTCCACGACCCGTTTGAGGTCTCTTTCCGCGTTGATCGCCTCGGCCGCCCTGGCGGTGGCCTTCCTGGTGGCACCGCAGCCCGCTGCCGCCGCCGTCTCCTTCACCTCGACGGGGGTGAACCAGAACGGCGGCAACTGCCTGGATCTGCCCGGCGGTTCGACGGCCAACGGGACACAGCTGCGTGCCTTCGCCTGTGCCGGCGGCGCGGGCAACCAGAGCCTGTCGTTCACCCCGGTCGCGGGGACGGCCGACGTCTACACGATCACCACCCAGTCCGGGCAGTGCGTCGATGTGTACGGCGCCTCCACGGCCGACAACGCCGGGATCATCCAGTGGCCCTGCCACGGCGCGGCCAACCAGCAGTGGCGGCTCAGCCCGGTGTCGGTCGCCGGGACGGACAAGACCTTCAACCTGGTCTCCGTCGGTTCGGGCAAGTGCGTGGCGCCGAGCGGGGGTTCGTCGGCGTCCGACACCAATCTGGTGCAGCTGCCGTGCGCCGCGGCGAACGGCAGGGTGTGGCGGCTGCCCGGCTTCACCGGCGGCGGCACGGCCCCGAGGACGTTCACCAACCCCCTCGCCCAGCGCGGCCCCGACCCGTGGCTGACCTACCACGACGGCTTCTACTATCTCGCCACCACCACCTGGAACTCGACGATCACCATGCGCAGGGCGAGCACGCTCGCGGGGCTGGCGACCGCCAATGAACAGGTGATCTTCAATCTGACCCGCCCCGACGGGGCCGGCACGATGTGGGCCCCGGAGTTCCATCTCCTGGACGGGCCCAACGGCAAGCGCTGGTACTTCTACTACACGGCCGGACGGGAGCCCTTCGACCTGGGCACCCAGCGGATCCATGTGCTGGAGAGCGCGGGCCTGGACCCGATGGGCCCGTACAGCTTCAAGGCCGACCTGCTCGACCCGACGCAGGACAACACCTGGGAACTGGACCCCGGCATCCTCCAACTCGACGGCCGGCTCTATCTGTTGGGCACGTACTACAACGGCTCGCAGCCCATGTTCATCCGCCCGCTGTCGAACCCGTGGACCGCGAGCGGCACCCGTCGTGTCCTGTCCACGCCCACCCACAGCTGGGAGACGGTGGGCGGCGCCGTCAACGAGGGCGCCGAGGTACTGCAACGGAATGGCAGGACCTTCATCGTCTACTCCGCCAGCCACTGCTCCACACCCGACTACAAACTCGGCATGCTCACCTACAACGGCGGCGATCCGCTCAGCTCGTCCTCGTGGGTGAAGTCACCGAACCCGGTGTTCCAGCGGTCCAACGCGAACGGTGTGTACGGCCCCGGCCACAACGGGTTCTTCAAGTCGCCGGACGGCACCGAGGACTGGATGGTCTACCACGCCAACAACTCCGCCTCGGGAGGCTGCGACATGAACCGGTCCACCAGGGCCCAGAAGTTCACCTGGAACGC
- a CDS encoding PP2C family protein-serine/threonine phosphatase, which translates to MAASRRKRAVEGDDTFGAIEPPHNAELILGVLAVTALVEALGVLSGSEVWLLGLLVFLPGTASALCTVRQTAFVAAWTTLVVTTTAVVRDVDADRWLDRLLLVLLTLTLGVASVYACHRRIGREHEMFRLRSTAAAMQRHILHPLPLLTDDVLVNGIYEPLQEDRLVGGDIYDVVASPWGARVLIGDVQGKGLAAVGAAFAVIGAFREAAHREPTLTALADALDAAVVRHNSYAENTGDDERFVTALVVGIDALTDEAQAVNCGHIPPHVLHEGAVTSAELDSGVPLGLAELAVEPTTVGWFAFPEGATLLLSTDGLTETRAADGTFYPVDERLAKHLDLSPTELPRALYEDARAYAGGGGPHDDVAILTVRRSPRH; encoded by the coding sequence GAGCTGATCCTCGGTGTACTGGCGGTCACGGCGCTGGTGGAGGCGCTCGGGGTGCTCTCCGGCTCCGAAGTGTGGCTGCTCGGACTGCTGGTGTTCCTGCCGGGCACGGCGTCCGCGCTGTGCACCGTACGGCAGACCGCGTTCGTCGCCGCGTGGACCACGCTCGTCGTCACCACCACGGCTGTCGTGCGGGACGTGGACGCGGACCGGTGGCTCGACCGGCTCCTGCTGGTGCTGCTGACCCTCACCCTGGGCGTGGCCTCGGTGTACGCCTGTCACCGGCGGATCGGGCGCGAGCACGAGATGTTCCGGCTGCGCTCCACGGCCGCCGCGATGCAGCGGCACATCCTCCACCCGCTGCCCCTCCTCACCGACGACGTCCTGGTGAACGGGATCTACGAGCCCCTCCAGGAGGACCGGCTCGTCGGCGGCGACATCTACGACGTGGTCGCCTCGCCCTGGGGTGCCCGGGTGCTGATCGGTGACGTCCAGGGCAAGGGACTGGCGGCCGTGGGCGCCGCGTTCGCCGTCATCGGCGCCTTCCGTGAGGCCGCTCATCGTGAGCCCACGCTCACCGCGCTCGCCGACGCCCTGGACGCGGCCGTCGTCCGCCACAACTCCTACGCCGAGAACACCGGCGACGACGAGCGTTTCGTCACCGCCCTGGTGGTCGGCATCGACGCGCTGACCGACGAGGCGCAGGCCGTCAACTGCGGGCACATCCCGCCGCATGTGCTGCACGAGGGGGCGGTCACCTCGGCGGAGCTGGACTCCGGGGTCCCGCTGGGGCTCGCCGAGCTGGCGGTCGAACCGACGACCGTGGGCTGGTTCGCGTTCCCGGAGGGCGCGACGCTGCTGCTGAGCACCGACGGTCTGACCGAGACCCGCGCCGCCGACGGCACGTTCTACCCGGTCGACGAACGCCTCGCCAAGCACCTCGACCTCTCCCCCACCGAGCTGCCCCGGGCCCTGTACGAGGACGCCCGCGCGTACGCGGGCGGCGGCGGCCCGCACGACGACGTGGCCATCCTGACGGTCCGCCGCTCACCGCGTCACTGA